The Colletotrichum destructivum chromosome 7, complete sequence genome contains the following window.
AGCAACCACTCTTTCATCTGCATCGAATTAACATCAATTGCCTCACAAAAAATAGGCTTGCTTGTGTTAAACCATGCATATTCCTAGCATATATGCCACCCGCAAGACGCATTGGACGGTATCCTTTTCCAACTGATTAACCTTTGCAGCCAGGAGAAGCGTTCTAGGACTCAGGAGCATAGGGTAAACAcgccttttcttcttttcagAAATCTAAAATTTAGGAGGCTTTTGTAATCATGCATTACTGATATTACTATGATTCCTAGTTTCTCTATGCGCCGTATCGCTTGTTGCCGGTGAGTCATTCGGCAGCTTGCTGATTCACGATGTTGGTTAGAGTACGTACAACTCCGCAGCTCCCCAGTGATGTATCCACTGTGTCAAGATAAACCAATGGGAAAGACTCCTGAGAGcctgtcgacgaggtccaATAGGAATCACTCCTTTCTCAGACACCACTTTGAGTAGGGCAGCCAGTATAAACCAATAGGATCAACTCCTCTCAGCATGCACACGTTATCCCAAAGGAGCCTCTTCTCGTCCTGGAAGGCATAGTACACCAACCGAATTGGAAGGTATAAGAACAAGCTCATGTTCCTCACTTGAGAAACCTGTCAGACAGCAGCTTTCACTCAACAGGCCCAAGAGCATCTCATCTCTTATATTCTCGTCTTTTGACCTCGCTCTAATACAACATCAAACGGTTCTAACTCGACCTCTCTTCTACTTTAACATTCAAAATGACTTTGCCTCGTCGCGCTCTTATCAGTATTACCTCCGCTCAGGCGACGCTCTTTCAGGGCAAGGAGACTACCGGACTGTTCATCAGCGAAGCTTTACACCCCTACAATGTCTTGAAGGCTGCCGGCTTCGAGGTCGATCTCGCCTCCGAGACGGGTTCATACACCGCGGATTGGCTTTCGCAGCAACCCGACTTTCTCCACGGTGAAGATCTTGCCGTCTGGGAAAACGTTGAGAGCGACTTCCGGAAGAAGCTTGACAATATGCCCAAAGCCGCAGACCTGGATGGCTCCAATTATGGCATCTTTTATGCTTCAGCCGGCCATGCCGCCCTCATCGATTATCCTACGGCCACTTCACTTCAAAGAATTGCCGCACAAGTCtgggccaacggcggcgtaGTGTCATCTGTGTGTCACGGTCCCGCCATTTTTGCCAACTTGGTTGATCTGGCGACCAACGAACCTCTCATCAAAGGCAAGAGGATCACCGGATTCACCACTGAGGCCGAGCACACCATGAAGATCATGGATGATCTCAGAAGCTGGGGCACTGAATTGGTCGAAGAAGTCGCTGCTCGACTCGGTGCGACATGTAGGCATTCTCTCGCCCAAGACTTCACACTTCAATGAAGCTAACCTATGATGTAGACGAACGTGCACCTGGGATCTGGGACGATTTCCACGTGGTCGATGGCCGTCTCGTTACGGGCCAAAATCCTGCTAGTGCTAAATCCACTGCAGAGGCTGCAGTTGCAGTTTTTGAAAAGTTGTAATAGAAATTCCTGTCGAACAAAACCTGTTGTCCAAGGATACTGAGGTCCCGATGTTGGGGGAAATCAAACAGATAGAATTCAGCTGAGTAGGCGGTAGAGTTCGGGTAGAACTTAAGATGAATTGGTTGCGTTATCCTTGGTTACTCCTTATAGAAACTTTTCACCTTGTCAAAATCAGTGCCTTTCGAAAAATCAAACAGCGTCCCCATCATCATTCTCCTCAGACCTCACTTCTTCACTTGGGATGACTTTTGTATCCCCTCTTTATGGCCTTCCCCCTTCATTCCTTCATGGCACTAACACGCCGGGATGCCGCTCAGGATCCCAGACCTGATCACCTCCGCCAGCCTTCTCACGTCCTCCAGGCTGTTGTAGAACCCGAAAGAGACCCGAATCCCCGTTCGGAACCTCGTCGCGACAATCCCTGCGTCCTCCAAGCGCCCAAACCACCTCGGATCGTGTAGTCGAAGAACATGCAGGTGCGGCGCGTGCCGTCTCCTCTCGCTCGGaccaacgacgtcgacgcccatCTCCGCGCAGGACCGCCGTAacgcgtcgccgaggccgtacAGATGGCGCTCGACATTCCGCGGCCCCATCACCTCCAGATAGAACTGCAGgaacgccctcgccgcgacggccgagacgaagcTCATGTTGGCGTGTTCGTATCGCTTGGCCGTGGGGTGGAATACGACGGGCCCCTGGGGCACCATGAAGTCTTCCGAGTCGCTGACGCTGCTCACGCCGCCGTACCCGACAATCGGCGGTGTCGGGTCTGTCTCCCTGATGACTTCCGCGTCGACGTACAGCGCCGCGAGGCCCGTCGGGGTGTTCAGCCCCTTGTGGAggctaaacgccgccgccgagacgccgAGGTCCCGGACGTCGACGTCTGCGAAGCCGACCTGCTGCGTGAGGTCGGCCAGGACGTGGATCCCCCTGGGGCGGTAGGCCGCGCACACGCTTGCGACGTCGTTCCACTGTCCGCTGTGGAACATGATCGAACTCAGCCCGATCGCTCTGGTCCTCTCGTCCACGTAGGGCGCAAAGGTCTGCGCGTCCGCGGCCGCGGGGTCCTCAGGGTCCGTAGGGACGAGCTGGACCTCGAGCCCAGAGGACCGGAGCGTCATCCACGCGAAGGCCTGGTTGGGATGCTCGCAGTCGAGGATGACCACGTTGTCGCCCGGCGAGAACGTCAGCCCGTGGATGAAGCTCCCGAGGCCCTCGGTCGTGTCTCGCACGAAGGCAATGGTCGAAGGGTCGGCGTTGATGTACCTGGCCAGGAGCGTCCtcacggcctcgacgtcttctTTCCAGGACGGCTTGGGTGAGGGGTGGTGGAGTGCTTCGGAGCAGAAGCGGGATAGCgcctcgttgacgatgaGGTTTGAAGGGGGCATGAAGGCGGCGTTGAGGTGGACCGTTTTCCCGTCCGCAACGAGGGGTACTAGACGGCGGAGCAGCCCAAAGTCTGGGGTTGGAGCATGGAGGTTTCGTTGTTTCGACTTGTCACTGTTGGCTGTGACTAGATATTCCGAGTCGAAGAGGTCTTGGACACTTGAAGGGGCCATGGTGACTTAAATTGGGGGCAGCGGAGTTGGAGAGATTGTGGAACACAACATGGCAAAGTGAAGAGGCAGCAGGGCGGGTTGGACACTTTATATACATCTTTAGTAACCTTGTACTTCCTCGATTTCTCTTGTTTTTAATTCTTTGGAGCTTGGATATCATGCTGTAGCATCAGACATGAGGAGATGCAGTTCGTGGTACAGTTGTCGTCGTGTGAGTGAAAACGCCTCTCCGGGGATGCTCGTGGGCCCGCAATGGAGTTGCAACTCCgcctccgtcatcgccggcctgaTGCGTTGGCCAGCGCCTGGAAACACTTCGATCAAGTAGTGCAGTGCCATGCAAGGGGCTCTCAACCTTCAATTACACTAAGGATTCATTCGTGCCAGCGCGGCTCATTCGTGGCATTGAGTCAGTGGCAGTTACAAGCTGTCGCCATCTTGGTACTCTgtccggccggccggccctGTTACCGGGCACGTACGGGGGAATGCGGCAAACTGGCTTACCCACATCTTCAGCTCCGGGACGTGGAACATGTTCAGGTGCATCCAATCAAACTATCTGGCGGCAGCGAAAAATGGAACGCTGGCAGCCAGACGTTTCCAGTTTCGGCAAGTGTCCCGGGCTTGGTCCGGAGCGGACTTGCAACTCCATTATGGGGGCAACGCCCGGATAAGGTTCCGGTCTCGGAGCCGACTCGAACCACTTGATGGGGGGGGTGTAAAGTTTGCTACCCAAAACCTTGATAATTCTAATCGGTACAGAGTAATCATCTCATTGTTTGTCCTtatcacacacacactggAGTGCCAAGGACTCGGAGGCAAACTTAATCACGATCTTCAGGGTTCGGGGGGCACGAGTTGGTAACATGGTTACGACGTCTGCTTATCTCTATGTCTAGTAATACAAGATGATTAACAAGTGACCAGACTCCCCGTGGTCATTCCACTATTCCATTAGTACGTTTTGTTTTTCGCGCGAAGCTCTCGCGTAGAGTAGTCAAGACATGTACTTTCCCCATTCACTCCAAGCAACTTAGATTCACAGTTGCCGCTGCACACGACGACCTTATCGAACGAGAACACGCTGTTCCTCCAACCACTCGCTCGTCACACCCTTCTCCCAAAGAAGCGTGCCCAGTTTGGGGTCCGCCATCAGAAACCGGACCGATGTTCCCGCCCAGAGGTCTCTGTTGAGCTCCCGCTGCATATCGGCGTGGTTCAcgcgctcggcgacgacaatGACCGTCTTGAAATGCATTCTCCGGGCGCGATGGGCGTTTGAGAGGCTGGTGATGACATTTTTGAGGCCTTGACGGTACAGGGCGCGGGTTGGGTCATTACGGAAGAGCGCGCGGCCCCAGCCGTGGGAGACGGTCGTTGCGTTCAGGAAGATGTCCTCCAGCTGCGCCGGTAACGCGCGTGCGAAGGATAGCCCGCTCCGGTCCATCTCTAACGGGTCCGCGAAGAAGCTCTCCATCTGTACGTGCAGCTTCTTCAACTTCTGCAGCTTCGGGAGGCGGTTGAGGAGGCGCTTGCCGACCATGTCCTCGCCAAAAAAGATGTTCTTTCCGTTGACCTGCAGAACGAACTCCTCGAGGTGGGGGCAGTGCTCCGTGAGTGTCGAGTCGAGGCGGTATTTTGTGACTTCGCTGCTTTTTTCCACCCATTTGTCGTGCTCCCAATGGTACGGAGGGCGCAGTTTCATTGTCAAGTGCGTGACTCGTGGGCACTGGTGGAGGAATCCCAGCAACGCCTGGCCCGTGGCCCGTCCCAGGTCGTCGACTATGATCGTTCTCGCAGACAGCATCTGATGTTTTCCCAACAGATTCAGCACCCGATAGCCATTTCCTTCGAAATTGAGATGCAGAACGTCTGGATCAGCAAGCGTGAGAAGGTGGTACACAGGAGATGGGAGACTGCCTCTGGCAGAGTATCCCGCTTTCCAGGCTGCAACGTCGTAGTGTCCATACAGCCTCAGAGTCTCCAAAGCCGGCAAGAATCGATACTCGACAGGGCCGTGTTCTACTGCATGCGAGATTACGTTCGACATGCCATCCCAAGGGCCCGAAATATCGATTTGATGGAGGTCTAGGTGCTTGAGACGAGGAAGGAAGTAGAACAGGAGGCCCAGCATCGTCGTAAGGTTGTAGGCCATGGATGACCTGCATCTCATCTGGCAGCCACGTACAAGGGCCAAATCAGCATCAGAAATTTCGGACGTATTGAATTGCGATTGAGGCCATGCCTCGTAGCTTTTGGCCGCAGTCATCCGTGCGTCGGGTTCTGTTCCGGCCGGTCGGATGATTAGCTCGTGGATTAGAACGCGCAGTTCCGGGTTCTCGATGACGGTTCGGATGAGCAAAGCCGGTCCAGTCGAATCGAATAGTCCCAGGTTGATTCGACGATACAGCTGTCGCTGAGCAGAGGCGCGGAGCTTTTTATCCACCTTGCAGAGGTTAAGGAGGTCTTGTCGTCTCTCGGAGAGGCAGTCGAAAATTCCATCGATGAGCTCTTGGGCTAGGCCCAAGAGGTGTGGCTTCCTCATAGCTTCGACTCGATGATGTGAAGAATAAGGTTCAGCGCCCTCGGGCAGTCTCTTTGCAAGAAAAGTTGTGACGGTAAGACTGACGAAGACACCAAAGTTCAGTAAACTTGAGGTCTGTACGTGACTATGGAGCAAGACGATAAGATGAAATATACGTACAGACGTAATGATCCAGTTGCTCAATGATATCTGCTGGGTCTGAAGTTTGACTTGGATGAATTTCGTGCGATGATGTCGGAAGAAGGAGCGAGATTCAGAGCACCCGATCTTCCAGCGCGAGTGTTTTGTTTTGATTTGATCGAGTTCTCTAGTATGGAAGGATGGAAGGGGCTGGTTGGGTGTAGACAAGAAGCAAAGAGAAAATGCTGGGTAGACGGGAGTCACGGCTTTGAACGGCTTTAGACTGGTCTTTCACCTGTTTGCGTGTGCCGGATGCTAATCTTACTGGACTCTGGGTCTTTTCTGTGACTTCTGTTCCGAGCAGTTTAAGACTTGTGGCTCGGAGACAAGAGAGAATCAAGGGGACGGGACTGAAGTCGTCTCCCAACACTACTCTCGGCGCTCTGGTCAACATATCCAAGACTGAGTAGAGTGTATGATTACAGAGGACTTCAAACGCTTCCCGTCTAGATTCCTTGTAATTTAAACAACCAAACCTTCCTCAGATGGGCAGTGTATTCCTATTGTTTCCATCTAGCCCATGCCCAAAGTCGCTATACCCACGGCTAGGGCCAAATCTATCGAAGGAAATGGCTCAAACAAGCCCAGGCAAGTTGCTGTAAGCCACATCAACACATCAAATGTAAAGATTCCATTTTTCAAACCAAGGCTTGACTTTTGCCTTGCTTTGCAAGCTTTGGTTGCAACACAGAGCATCCCGGAGTTGTGGACGGAACTTTCGGCGGCAATCCGGATACGAGTGGGTCATCGCAACCCCGGTGTCCCGGAGGGCTCCATCCGGCGTGGATTCAGTTTGCAGCTCACTGTGAGGTATCCATAGCTGATGGTTTATTAGAAATAGCGAGACATGTCTGGATACATCTAGCATCCGCAAGCAGAGCACGTTGAATAGAAGCGCGGCCAGTTCATAGTCTAAAGCCATTTGATTTGATATTGTACCAATCTGTTGTGGTGCTGCAAGCCCACCATGGTCCACAAATAAGTCGACCGGCATTTGAGCATTGACAGCATTGTTCTTTCATAAAATATCATCTTGATCATAACCTCCTCAATCGTAGCTGTTCCTCGTTTGTCTCTAGCTTCGTGTTGCCCTCTGGTTGTTGGATGACCCGGTTATCTTCTTCCAACCCTTGAGAGTCTCTTCAATACGCATGTGGGCGGAGCCCGCCCGCAGAGTAAGCTAGGCACCTTTGCAGTGCATGCATATTTTGTCAATAAAACCACCCTCGTTTATGCATTTCATCCTGCTTAGCAGGGTATGAGCGTCTTGTTTAGGCAGCTACCGCTCTAATACTACCGACCTACCCTGGATTCTGCACCTCGATCCCCTCTCCGATGCTCCTTGCCCCTCACTCTACTAGGATCTTGCGGGATCCTACGGCAAGTTGAGGGATCTTTAAGGATCTTTGGTTCATGGCAAAATGAGTATAAAGTGACTGTCTCCAAGACCTGGTAGCCCGATTCCCTTTCGAGGTTCCTCAGCAGCAAGCTTTAGGTTCCGCCTTCTTTCACAATGGTCAACTTTGCTCTTcccgccgttgccgctgtGGTTCTTGCCCAGCTCACCGGAGCCAGCCCGGTCGTCACCACTCGgtccgacgccgtcgaggtgtTTTCCTTCGGCAAATGGATTGACGGCATTATCGCCAACCCCGAAGGAGACAACTTGACtcccgacgaggccgtcgaggcctgGCACGCGTCTCTTGAGAATACCAGCGTTGCCCCTACTGGGGAGAACCTTCTCGTGAAGCGTTACTACTGCAACACCATTCCTAACACCGAGGCCTACGTACGTTTCAGGACCTTGATTTTTCCCCTTGGGCCGGTCATCTTCATCGTGCTAACTTGACAACATAGGTCCCCGATGCCGTGGCATGCATCAACGACCTCGCTCGCAGGGGTGGCGAGGCCTGCAGAGTGGACGGCTCCCGCGTGTTCTGCGTCATTGGACGCGCCCAGATCACCGGagttgtcggcggcggcgttaGTTCAtcgacttcttcttggtAAGAACACTTCCGTTCAGTATGCTCAAGGCCAAGTGCTAATACCATGTGTCCAGCAACGACGTCGCACGTGGTGCTGGTTTCGTGATGGATCACTGCACTCGCGCGGACAACAC
Protein-coding sequences here:
- a CDS encoding Putative class I glutamine amidotransferase, translated to MTLPRRALISITSAQATLFQGKETTGLFISEALHPYNVLKAAGFEVDLASETGSYTADWLSQQPDFLHGEDLAVWENVESDFRKKLDNMPKAADLDGSNYGIFYASAGHAALIDYPTATSLQRIAAQVWANGGVVSSVCHGPAIFANLVDLATNEPLIKGKRITGFTTEAEHTMKIMDDLRSWGTELVEEVAARLGATYERAPGIWDDFHVVDGRLVTGQNPASAKSTAEAAVAVFEKL
- a CDS encoding Putative aminotransferase class V domain, pyridoxal phosphate-dependent transferase, major; translated protein: MAPSSVQDLFDSEYLVTANSDKSKQRNLHAPTPDFGLLRRLVPLVADGKTVHLNAAFMPPSNLIVNEALSRFCSEALHHPSPKPSWKEDVEAVRTLLARYINADPSTIAFVRDTTEGLGSFIHGLTFSPGDNVVILDCEHPNQAFAWMTLRSSGLEVQLVPTDPEDPAAADAQTFAPYVDERTRAIGLSSIMFHSGQWNDVASVCAAYRPRGIHVLADLTQQVGFADVDVRDLGVSAAAFSLHKGLNTPTGLAALYVDAEVIRETDPTPPIVGYGGVSSVSDSEDFMVPQGPVVFHPTAKRYEHANMSFVSAVAARAFLQFYLEVMGPRNVERHLYGLGDALRRSCAEMGVDVVGPSERRRHAPHLHVLRLHDPRWFGRLEDAGIVATRFRTGIRVSFGFYNSLEDVRRLAEVIRSGILSGIPAC